A stretch of the Streptomyces ortus genome encodes the following:
- a CDS encoding NADPH-dependent FMN reductase, whose amino-acid sequence MSEIAPLKLAVIVGSTRSGRIAPLVAGWVADRAGRHGGLEVDLVDLAEAALPDDLDGSSPQVTALAPRLAAADAFVVVTPEYNHSFPAPLKTAIDCFRTEWQAKPVGFVSYGGMAGGLRAVEQLRQVFAETHTVGVRDTVSFHNVWEQIGDGGEFPVDPAGCDAAAKTMFDQLVWWARTLRTGRAEDPYSA is encoded by the coding sequence GTGTCCGAGATCGCTCCACTGAAGCTGGCCGTCATCGTGGGAAGCACCCGTTCGGGGCGCATCGCGCCCCTCGTGGCGGGATGGGTGGCCGACCGGGCCGGCCGCCACGGCGGCCTGGAGGTCGACCTCGTCGACCTGGCCGAGGCCGCGCTCCCCGACGACCTCGACGGCAGCTCCCCCCAGGTGACCGCGCTCGCGCCGCGGCTCGCGGCGGCCGACGCCTTCGTGGTGGTCACGCCCGAGTACAACCACAGCTTCCCCGCTCCCCTGAAGACCGCGATCGACTGCTTCCGCACGGAGTGGCAGGCCAAGCCGGTGGGCTTCGTCTCCTACGGGGGCATGGCCGGCGGGCTGCGGGCCGTGGAGCAGCTGCGCCAGGTGTTCGCCGAGACCCACACCGTGGGTGTGCGCGACACGGTGAGCTTCCACAACGTCTGGGAGCAGATCGGCGACGGCGGCGAGTTCCCCGTCGACCCGGCGGGCTGCGACGCCGCCGCCAAGACCATGTTCGACCAGCTCGTGTGGTGGGCGCGCACCCTGCGCACCGGCCGCGCCGAGGACCCGTACAGCGCCTGA
- a CDS encoding acyl-CoA carboxylase subunit epsilon, translating into MPATGLLQHPYDTVVEEDAAPGVDVPLALPVPATPPTGDASRAADPAEAPTPAADEVTGLGAATDGASAAVGRDGTAALGLAGLIRVDRGNPTAEELAAVVTVLLARAAAGSAEDTAGSHLVRPSPRWRRFGRGHGYRTAHSWQAGRRPRRAVRGAL; encoded by the coding sequence GTGCCGGCAACCGGCCTGCTCCAGCATCCCTACGACACCGTCGTCGAGGAGGACGCCGCACCCGGCGTCGACGTACCCCTCGCCCTGCCCGTGCCCGCCACTCCCCCCACCGGGGACGCGTCGCGTGCCGCGGACCCGGCCGAGGCGCCGACGCCCGCCGCGGACGAGGTCACCGGCCTTGGAGCCGCCACCGACGGCGCGAGCGCCGCGGTGGGCCGGGACGGTACGGCGGCCCTCGGGCTCGCCGGGCTGATCCGGGTGGACCGGGGCAACCCCACGGCGGAGGAACTGGCGGCCGTGGTCACCGTGCTCCTCGCCCGGGCCGCGGCGGGCTCCGCCGAGGACACCGCCGGCAGCCACCTGGTACGGCCCTCACCCCGCTGGCGCCGGTTCGGCCGCGGGCACGGTTACCGCACGGCCCACAGCTGGCAGGCGGGCCGGCGGCCCCGGCGTGCGGTACGGGGAGCACTGTGA
- a CDS encoding glycosyltransferase, which produces MRILFVAGGSAATVFALAPLATAARGAGHEVIMASVGDIVPVVAGVGLPAVSMTASPISDFIYKDRDGAPVTPPADPAEQPAFTGRWFGRMAAATLDALTHLAHDWRPDVVVGGTMMYAAGLLARRLGVPYVRHAWDAVEATLIDPGAEDELRPELDLFGLPGLPAPDLFIDVCPPSLRPADAAPAHPMACLPANTQRELQPWMYTRGKRPRVCVTAGSRVANDDGTEYLRQAYEFLRTLALDVAALDAEVVIAAPENVAADLRAELDDVHAGWVPLDVVLRTCDLLVGHAGGVTTLNAMHAGVPQLLLPQWGILGPPTRRLADYGAAITLTPAEATRERLAESCRALLTEPSYTTRATALAQEISAMPPPAELVGALEEVVTATAGSTVARGGITP; this is translated from the coding sequence GTGAGGATCCTCTTCGTCGCCGGCGGCAGCGCCGCGACCGTGTTCGCGCTGGCCCCGCTGGCCACCGCCGCGCGCGGGGCCGGACACGAGGTCATCATGGCCTCGGTCGGGGACATCGTGCCGGTCGTCGCCGGGGTCGGCCTGCCGGCCGTGTCGATGACGGCCTCCCCGATCAGCGACTTCATCTACAAGGACCGGGACGGCGCGCCGGTGACGCCGCCCGCCGACCCGGCCGAACAACCGGCCTTCACCGGACGCTGGTTCGGCCGGATGGCCGCCGCCACCCTGGACGCGCTCACCCACCTCGCGCACGACTGGCGGCCGGACGTGGTGGTCGGCGGCACCATGATGTACGCCGCCGGTCTGCTCGCCAGGCGTCTTGGGGTGCCCTATGTGCGCCACGCCTGGGACGCGGTCGAGGCGACCCTGATCGACCCGGGAGCCGAGGACGAACTACGCCCGGAACTCGACCTGTTCGGCCTGCCCGGGCTGCCCGCCCCGGACCTGTTCATCGACGTCTGCCCGCCCAGTCTGCGGCCCGCCGACGCGGCCCCCGCCCATCCGATGGCCTGTCTGCCCGCCAACACCCAGCGGGAGCTGCAGCCGTGGATGTACACCCGGGGCAAGCGCCCCCGGGTGTGCGTCACGGCCGGCAGCCGCGTCGCCAACGACGACGGCACCGAATACCTGCGCCAGGCCTACGAGTTCCTGCGCACCCTGGCCCTCGACGTGGCCGCACTCGACGCGGAGGTGGTGATCGCGGCCCCCGAGAACGTGGCCGCGGACCTGCGCGCCGAACTCGACGACGTGCACGCGGGCTGGGTCCCGCTGGACGTGGTGCTGCGCACCTGCGACCTGCTGGTGGGCCACGCCGGCGGCGTCACCACCCTCAACGCCATGCACGCGGGGGTACCTCAGCTGCTGCTCCCCCAGTGGGGCATCCTGGGCCCCCCGACCCGGCGGCTGGCCGACTACGGCGCGGCGATCACGCTGACGCCCGCCGAGGCCACCAGGGAACGCCTCGCGGAGTCCTGCCGGGCCCTGCTGACGGAGCCTTCCTACACCACGCGGGCCACCGCCCTCGCCCAGGAGATCTCAGCGATGCCGCCACCGGCCGAACTGGTGGGCGCACTCGAAGAAGTCGTGACCGCGACGGCCGGATCCACGGTCGCACGAGGAGGCATTACCCCATGA
- a CDS encoding glucose-1-phosphate thymidylyltransferase — protein MKALVLSGGAGTRLRPFSHSMPKQLIPVANKPVLEHVLDNIVATGVTDIGVIVGGWESEITAVLGDGSRLGARLTYLRQDSPLGLAHCVSVARDFLGDDDFVMYLGDCMLVEGVTEAAEEFARTRPPAHVIVHKVADPSAFGVVEMDPDGTVRRLVEKPKDARSELALTGVYFFTPEIHRAIDSIEASARGELEITDAIQWLVTDGAEVRASQYHGYWKDTGRIDDVLECNRKLLDGMARRIDGDVDDPAALSGAVVVEPGARVVRSRIEGPAIIGAGSTVEDCTIGPHTSVGRDCVLRDSRLDYSIVLDGAEIHRAGRLHGSVIGRSAVVGPVTDDSGRQRLVIGDHSRVQVAG, from the coding sequence ATGAAAGCCCTGGTGCTGTCGGGCGGGGCGGGCACCCGCCTGCGGCCGTTCAGCCACTCCATGCCCAAGCAGCTCATCCCGGTCGCCAACAAGCCGGTGCTCGAACACGTCCTGGACAACATCGTCGCCACGGGGGTCACCGACATCGGCGTCATCGTCGGCGGCTGGGAGTCGGAGATCACCGCGGTGCTCGGCGACGGCTCCCGGCTGGGCGCCCGGCTGACCTACCTGCGGCAGGACTCCCCGCTCGGGCTCGCCCACTGTGTGTCCGTCGCCCGGGACTTCCTCGGCGACGACGACTTCGTGATGTACCTCGGCGACTGCATGCTGGTCGAAGGGGTCACCGAGGCGGCCGAGGAGTTCGCGCGCACCCGCCCCCCGGCGCATGTGATCGTGCACAAGGTCGCGGACCCGTCCGCGTTCGGCGTGGTGGAGATGGACCCGGACGGCACCGTGCGCCGACTGGTGGAGAAGCCCAAGGACGCGCGCAGCGAACTCGCCCTGACCGGCGTGTACTTCTTCACCCCGGAGATCCACCGCGCGATCGACTCCATCGAGGCCAGCGCCCGCGGCGAGCTGGAGATCACCGACGCCATCCAGTGGCTGGTCACGGACGGCGCCGAGGTCCGGGCCAGTCAGTACCACGGCTACTGGAAGGACACCGGCCGGATCGACGACGTGCTGGAGTGCAACCGCAAGCTGCTGGACGGCATGGCCCGCCGGATCGACGGCGACGTGGACGACCCGGCGGCGCTGAGCGGCGCGGTCGTCGTGGAGCCGGGCGCCCGGGTGGTGCGCTCCCGGATCGAGGGTCCGGCGATCATCGGGGCGGGCAGCACGGTGGAGGACTGCACGATCGGTCCGCACACCTCGGTCGGCCGGGACTGTGTCCTGCGGGACTCGCGCCTGGACTACTCGATCGTGCTGGACGGCGCCGAGATCCACCGGGCCGGCCGGCTGCACGGCTCCGTCATCGGGCGCTCCGCCGTGGTCGGCCCGGTGACCGACGACAGTGGCCGCCAGCGGCTGGTGATCGGCGACCACAGCCGCGTACAGGTGGCGGGGTAG